In one window of Pristiophorus japonicus isolate sPriJap1 chromosome 9, sPriJap1.hap1, whole genome shotgun sequence DNA:
- the LOC139273577 gene encoding zinc finger protein 551-like yields the protein MEKSWECGDCGKGFNCPSALETHRRCHNGERPFTCPVCGKGFTRSSHLTEHQQVHTGETPFTCAVCGKGFTYSSRLLAHQRIHNRERPFTCPVCGKEFTYSSSLLAHERIHTGERPFTCFVCEKGFTRSSDLLRHQRVHTGAKPFTCPVCGKVFTRSSDLRTHQCTHSGERPFICSECGNGFTYLSNLLTHQRVHTGERPFICSECGKGFTRSSHLLEHQRTHTGERPFICSECGKHFTQSSHLLTHQQAHTGERPFTCTECGKGFTRSSDLLRHQRVHTGERPFTCSECGKGFTDSSNLLRHQRAHK from the coding sequence atggagaaatcgtgggaatgtggggactgtgggaagggattcaattgtccctctgcgctggaaactcatcgacgctgtcacaacggagagaggccattcacctgccccgtgtgtgggaagggattcactcgttcatcccacctcactgaacaccagcaagttcacactggggagacgcCGTTCACCTgcgctgtgtgtgggaagggattcacttattcatccagactgctggcacaccagcgaattcacaacagggagaggccattcacctgtcctgtgtgtgggaaggaattcacatattcatccagcctgctggcacacgagcgaattcacactggggagaggccattcacctgcttcgtgtgtgagaagggattcactcgttcatctgacctgctgaggcaccagcgagttcacactggggcgaagCCGTTTACctgtcctgtgtgtgggaaggtattcactcgatcatccgacctgcggacacaccaatgcactcacagtggggagaggccattcatctgctccgagtgtggtaACGGCTTCACTTacttatccaacctgctgacacaccagcgagttcacactggggagaggccgttcatctgctctgaatgtgggaagggtttcactcgatCATCTCACCTGCTGGAACACCAGcgaactcacactggggagaggccattcatctgctctgaatgtgggaagcatttcactcaatcatcccacctgctgacacaccagcaagctcatactggggagagaccgttcacctgcactgagtgtgggaagggattcactcgatcatccgacctgctaagacaccagcgagttcacactggggagaggccgttcacctgctctgagtgtgggaagggattcactgattcatccaacctgctgagacaccagcgagctcacaagtga